In the genome of Brachypodium distachyon strain Bd21 chromosome 3, Brachypodium_distachyon_v3.0, whole genome shotgun sequence, the window TGCCCTTGGCGAGCTCCCGCACGGACATGAGCGTCTTGCGGTCGGAGAGGTTCTCGAtcatctccttctcctgcAGGATCACCTGCTCCGTGGCGGTGACCTCCGGGGCGGCGCGCTTGAGCTGCGTGGACGTGACGAGGAGGCtgggcttggcggcggcggcgtcgggggctGGGCTGTTCgtgggcggaggcggcggcggtggcgggagGGAGGCAGGGGAGccgtcggaggcggcggcgggcttggAGATGCGCCGGTTGCGGAGGCGATCGGCCTCCATGGCCCTGCGCTTGGCGACCGGGATGTACTCCTCGTAGTTGTCCTCATCGTCGGACTTGGCGGCGGGCGTCACGGCGGCGGGAGCCATGGTTGGGGTTAGGGTTTGTAGGAGGGAGAAGGAGGTGGGGAATTTCTGGGTAGAGACGaagaggattggaggagaactCGATTCAATTTAGATCCGAGGCTGGGAAGACGACGGGATTAGTTACCGACGTAGAATTAAGGCGGTTGTTGGCCCGCGAAGTTAAAGCCCGGCCCGGTACCAAACAGAATACACGGCCCATCATAGGAAGCCCGGCTTAGTACCAAACATTGCTTGCTTGGGGAAGAGGCTTGGCACATGACAGCATGTACACATTTCTACAACTAGTTTGCTCCTCAAACAACTGTGCAGCCtgattgattaattaagcGTTTGGCATTGCTGGTTCTATATTTCTTAATTTGCATGCATACATGGTGGAATGCAAACATTTTGACACGATCGAATGAGtaaaaaccaaaagaaaaacagacaGAAAGGATATTTTAGACCCAGAAATAAGACAAACACCGAATGATGAAGCGGATCAGGCCCCCCCGGAATCAAAATATACTCATGCCGCGCGCGCGTATTCCTTTTGCTGCAAGTAATAAGAGATCCATAATTAGcacaaaatattttctttctaACTTGCACTTGCTAAAATATGCAAGTAGCGCACGGCATGTAATCCTTTCTCGTGAATTCACACTCAATCAACCGGCTCCTAGTTAAGACGTAGGATGTGGCGATCGCTAATTCTCACCCGATATTCCCTGCCCCTTCTGTCCCTATCTCcggcggcctcgccgccgttgccgccaACAGAAGAATGATGAAGATGGTCCGGAATGGAAACGGGGGAGTTGTCCACAATACCCGAGTTTGGACTTACCCTTAAATATTGTATGTCCATTGATCGACAGAAAGAGCTAGGTTGGAAAGTTCCCAACAATTAAAAGATAAAGACGACGGAATTGTATTTCAATTATTTCAAAAAGGATGTCAAATTGCTAGAAACCTCTTTACACGACCGAACGAGTATATAGATCGTCATCACATCCAGAACGCAGTAGGCGGCGCATCGGCCACCTTGGGCACGACGTAGGAGCGGCCAGGCCGGCACGCCTCCATCAGGAGCTCGCCACCCTTGCCATGCTTGGCCCGGAACACGGTCATGTGGAGCAGCAGCTCAGGCTCCTCGACGACCCCCTCGAAAACAGCGCACTCATTGTTGTGAAATATACATGGACATACACCCGTGTATTTTGTCGGGTTTACCACACACAGCAAAACCTATTTCAGAGTGCCCCATGAAACTGTGTGAGCTTTATGTTTCCGCCCACTATCCGgttcaaatatatattctgGTACCTGGGGGTAATATGTCGAACCACTCTCTTTGACATTTGaatttgggaaaaaaatataaaactCCTGGATACGAAATTATATATATCTAttatctattactatctattaaattggagttggtggcgATGGTGCGGTCGTCGTCACCGTAGGTtaatttcgttaaaattaTAACCAATATGCTATTGTCCGGCgtcatgagttgcctacacagaaaataaaaataaataatttgtgattttgttgacccgtagcaacgtgcgggcacacctgctagtatatatatgtatataattCATAGAGAGCTCCACACGCACACGGGAACATAACAAAGCTGGAAGTGCAAAATTCAGCATCCAAAAGTTTGCAATGGAGAAACGAAacagacaagaaaaaaaacgtgcAGGGGAGAAAAGCAATCGATGTATTCGTGTCGAAAATTGGTAGAGTAATAAAAATACATCAAGCATCTCCCTCCTggcaaaaaaaggaaaaaaaaaacttataaCCGAAACCGTAGCCATCGATGGCTCgaccgaagacgacgacgcggACGACAAAAATTTTGGCGCGCGTGCCGGGGTCGAATTATTATTAAGGAATCGATCAGCGGgggataaataaataaattaatcaACCaacgcgcgcggcggcgcacgaAGTAATTAAACTTGATCAGACGCGGAAGCTGACGTTGGGCTTGGGTTGGCGGCGGTTGAGGCTGGcgctgcggcggtcgtcggcgaCCATGGCGTTCTCGAATGCGCCGACGAGCGCCCTGACGCGGTTCCCCTGCCGCATGTTCTCCAGCAGCTTGCtccgcgcctcctccaccacgtcgttgccgccgccgctgctccgccgccgcccctccgccgacgccgtcCTCCTCATCTGGAACCTCCGGACCACCTCCGCCTtcatctcctccttcttcttctcctccacggCCACGGCGACCTCCAGTACCGGAGCCggagctgcggcggctgccttcttaggctcctcctcctcctgctgctgctgcggctgcttcTCCAcaggggcggcggcaatggcggcagGGGCGGTGGGGAcagtctcctcctccggcgccggcgagtcCTTgcaatccgccgccgccgccggctcctctGTCTCTGTCTCAGCCACGGCCGGCGCTGGGGCCTGGATCTGATTGGTCACCGGCGACGAGGGGTTCGCCTCGTGGATGAtcttctccggcaccggcacggGCTCGATCtttggctcctcctcctcctccggttGACCGTTGTCAACGACGATGACGTCATCGGGGATCTGCTGCTCGTCGAAGGACACGGCGCTGTCGGCGTCGGACCCCTTGCTGGCGACCGACCTGGGACTATCGACATCGAGGTCtgccgcggccatggcgctcttcttcttccgccgGGAAGAGGACCGGCCGCTGCGGAAGGCGCGGGAGGCCCGCTGCATCAGCTTCCGCGGGGACCACATCGACGACCCGTAGTAGGAAGACGATCtctgcggcggctgcggctgcttgggggtggccggcggcgtgtCGGTGGTGACCATGCCCATGCAGTTGatggaggacggcggcggcttgtGGCGCACGTAcgccggcgtcgtcggcgtcgacgtcgacgcgcgcgccggcTTATTCTgcggcgtggaggaggaggtgttggcgccgccgccgatgccgagcggggaggcggcggagggtgCCTTCACGCTCCTGCACCGcgggaggccgccgccgtccgccatgccctgctgctgctgcttcggcATCGAGGAGACGAGATCGAAAATACAATCGCGTTAAATTAGGGCAAGATTAAAACAGATCAGATCAAACCGAGACGTAATTCTTACGCCTTTTAAAcgggagctagctagctagtaatACGGTTTTCATCCTGATTTGATAGACGATTTTTTAAACGCAGTGTAGACTGTAGACGGTTTTGATCCTGATTTGATATACGGAGACTCTTTTCGAGATAAAGGAATCTCTCCTACTGCATCAACCCAGATATACATTACATTGGAGGAATGTGTGCACATCTCGGGCATCATCTGGCGCTAGCTATAATACATGAACGGAATGATCGAGAACTATTGCTCGCATGAACAGATGAACGGAAGGATCGAGAACTAGTCCTCACATGAATAGAGGGCAAGCTAGCAATGTTTACCTCGAGATGATCCACCTTCATTCTCGAGAGCGGAGACGAGAGAGGCCAGGCCCCGATCGAAGGCGGATTTGGCAGtaagaggaggcgcggggcgTGGTGCTAGGAGGAGAAAGGCAGGAGGAGGCGAAGGGCCATATGAAGGCCGCGACGGCCTAAAACCGCGCGGCGACGAGTAGTCGGCCGGAGGAGActacgatcgatcgatgaggcacggaggaggaagcaAACCACGGTCAGTTAAAGAAGCGCGTGAGAGGTCCCTGGGCGGAGAGAAAGCCGGGGATAGCCATGCCAAAGAATTGCGCGGCCTGCAGGAGCCTCCGGCTATTCTTTGACCCAGGTCAGACGTACGTACAGGACAGGACTACAGGGGGCAGGAGCAAGCCTATTCCCCGAGCTTGTTAAAAAGTACGCGCGCAtatgttttttcaaaaaaaaaaatccgtcCCTCGACCTTTAATTCCGAGTTGGCACCGATTCTGTTTTTAGCCCTCAAGTCAATTTCTTTGTCACAAAAATAGACTGAACCGGTGTGACAATTTCGAAACCAAAACCATAACGCGTCAACGCTAACACCGTTCTGCATGTGAAAAAGGGACCAGGAGTGTCCGGTCTCGACAGGTCGAGACACGGAGATATATATACAAAAGTAAGTCGAGTGACCATTTgttttgtgtattttttgATGAGTCAGATATTTCATTGttgaacaaataaataaaagaaagaaaaatgccaTGGTAATGATCGTTGGATTCCTTCTTCTATGTTTGACGACAGTTTTTTAAACGAGATCGACTACAAGGCCTCAGGTTCAGAGTTTAAAAGTTCAACAAAAAAGGACCAACAGCAGGAATCAAACCACATATAATGGCCGCTAGAAAATAACATAACAtagctttctttttcttatgaCAGTTTATATGATTACTTAGCGGATTCGTTATTCCCATGATAAAGCTCGCGCCATTCCTTTCTTCTTCGCCACGCACGCCAAGGCGTCATCCGCCCGTCACGGGCGACATCCGCCCAGCCTCATCGCGTCCGTCCAACCGCCGACGGACGGTCTCGACGCGGTAACGGAAAGCCGCGTTCGGGAGGGTACTCCCGGCATCCGATCCCCCTTCTCGGCTTCTCCGCTTAAAAAGAAACTGGGCGAGATGTGAGCCTTCAGCCTGTGACAGCGCAGCGGTGGAGTAATCAGTGAGTGAGTCGGTGGGGGAGCTGGAAGGTTGCAGTTGGTGCGCGAGCCGCCCGAGCGACAGACAGGACAGGACAAGAGACAGCGCGGCGCGGCGAATGGCGGCGGATGGGGGGAAGCcgagggtggtggtggtgggcggcggcatcggcggcgCGCTCCTCGCTAAGACCCTGCAGCCCGACGCCGACGTCGTCCTCCTCGATCCGTAAGCCTCATCATCTCCTGCGCCTGCTGTTCCCTTTTTCATGCCTACACACTGTTTGCTGGAAACGCCGACGCGTCCGTCTCCGCGAGGCGCGGGGTGGGTGGGAGACCGGCCCTGGATCGCTTTAACGCGTGATGGAATGGCCGGCCGGGCGGCagccggagccggcgccgggcgGCGACTCTGGATTGGATCGGGTGGGATTCGTCATTCGTCGTCTTAGTTCAGCAGCGCCTGGGGATGATTTGGCTTCTGAATGTTTGGTTCAGGACTGCACACGTTTCTGCTTTCGTTTTCTACTTTTCTATCCGTGTGTGTGGGAGAAGTGCAGCGATGCTAGGATATCAGTGAACCACATCATGTTCCGGCATTTCCTTGTTATTTGTTTGGTACTGGGATTATTATGCAATGCGGCATAGTTCGGATGTTGAACCCGAGAGGATCAGAGAGGATCATACCAATCGGAGTTCCGGAAAATGTAGGAAGTGCCACTCTCTGACGATAAATTGACAATCGAAAAAGGATTCAGCACCTGTTTCTATTTGTACAAACTGGATCAATGATTCCGCACACTATTGTGCCTGACCATTCGATTAACGACAATGGCTCTTGCTTTCTCTTGATTATTTGGTCATCTAGTGTCTTATAGTTCATCGAATTAACATTGTAACTGATCTATTTCCTTGAAATAGGTGGTAGCATGAAAGGAAGTTTCACGAGCTCTCATTGGTGATATTTCCTTAGCTTTCATTGAGTTAACATTGTTTAatacagaaaaaagaacatgatACATATTCAGCTTATGAAAAAATTCAATCATGTGACCTTTATACCCACTACTGTTAGCCACTTCTTCAGAATTGGTAGGTTCTTACATGAAAAAGATTTCTTCTAATGACAGGAAGGATTACCTGGAGATCAACTGGGCTGAACTGAGGTCAATGGTTGAACCATCTTTTGCTGAGAGATCGTTAATCTATCACACAGATTACCTCACCACCGCAACCATTGTAACATCTACTGCAGTCAATATCACCGAGCATGCTGTTCTGACTGCTGATGGTCAATCTCTTGCATACGATTTTCTCGTTGTCGCAACTGGTCATGTGATGACTTCTTCTGGAAACAGAACGGGAAGGCTTACAGAATTCCAAAGTGGTAAGTGGAGTCTAAGCAGACAATGAAAATATACTATGCTTTTCTGACCTTACGTTTCCTACTTATGCTTTCTGATGATCCTGCAACAGATAACGAGAAGATAAAATCGTCCGAGTCAGTGTTGATAATTGGAGGTGGTCCAACTGGTGTTGAACTTGCTGCAGAGATTGCAGTAGACTATCCAGAGAAGAAAGTGACCCTTGTACACAGAGGATCAAGGTTACTTGAATTCATTGACAAGAAGGCTTCAAAGAAGTGTCTTGATTGGCTGACTTCGAAAAAAGTAGATGTGCTTTTCCAGCAATCAGTCGACTTAGGTTCACTATCCAACACAGAGAAGTTCTACAAGACATCCAGTGGAGAAACAATAACAGCTGATTGCCACTTTGTGTGTATTGGTAAGCCACTGAGTTCATCATGGCTACATGATACCATCCTGAAGGAATCTTTGGACAACAAGGGAAGAATAATGGTGGAAAAGGATCTAAGGGTGAAGGGTTATAATAACATTTTTGCAATTGGTGACATCACGGATATTCCTGTAAGTTTACACTTAAAACTTCATGTCTGTTCTATTTATTAACCCCCTTGGGTTGAGGACGTCCTGTTTTCTTCCGGTTGACTATTCCCATTTTCCATCAATCTTCAGGAAATCAAGCAAGGGTATCTCGCCCAGAAGCATGCGCTGCTGGTAGCGAAGAACCTGAAGCTACTGATGAAGGGCCCGCCGGCCAGCAAGCTGGCGACCTACAGCACCGGCTACCCGCTGGCGCTCGTCTCTCTGGGAAGGAACGAAGGGCTGGCCCAGCTGCCGTTCGTGACGCTCACCGGGTGCATACCGGGCATGATCAAGTCCCGGGACCTGTTCGTCAGCAAGACAAGGAAGCAGATGGGTCTGAACGCTTGAGCTGTGGCTAGGGGCCGCAAGGAACCATCAACCGTGGGGTGTTCCCCTACTGAACTTCAGACAAGGGAAATAAACTCCTTGCTGCCCATATGTGTCATCTTGTCATGTAGCGATTGTATGGTGTGTTGTGAATGGTGTATCCGTTGCAAGACGTTCTGAATGGTCCCAGACAGGATGTAAGTAACACAACGGTGCTTTCTCTGAAAGTAAAAGGGAAAGAGCTTGAGCCCTGCCCTGGCAAGCATGGCATGGATGCTGTTGCCTTGAGGAGGGGAACAATTTGGTGGTTTCTTTCCCTGATTCCCTCTTCTCCCTCATCTCATGTCATGTCATTCTGGCCTCTCGTAGTGCGTGACTGATAATACCCAATCCGTCCGGTCTTTGCCATACCGGACTGGGCGGGCCTGTCC includes:
- the LOC100829003 gene encoding skin secretory protein xP2, whose translation is MKVDHLEQQQGMADGGGLPRCRSVKAPSAASPLGIGGGANTSSSTPQNKPARASTSTPTTPAYVRHKPPPSSINCMGMVTTDTPPATPKQPQPPQRSSSYYGSSMWSPRKLMQRASRAFRSGRSSSRRKKKSAMAAADLDVDSPRSVASKGSDADSAVSFDEQQIPDDVIVVDNGQPEEEEEPKIEPVPVPEKIIHEANPSSPVTNQIQAPAPAVAETETEEPAAAADCKDSPAPEEETVPTAPAAIAAAPVEKQPQQQQEEEEPKKAAAAAPAPVLEVAVAVEEKKKEEMKAEVVRRFQMRRTASAEGRRRSSGGGNDVVEEARSKLLENMRQGNRVRALVGAFENAMVADDRRSASLNRRQPKPNVSFRV
- the LOC100843081 gene encoding apoptosis-inducing factor homolog B — encoded protein: MAADGGKPRVVVVGGGIGGALLAKTLQPDADVVLLDPKDYLEINWAELRSMVEPSFAERSLIYHTDYLTTATIVTSTAVNITEHAVLTADGQSLAYDFLVVATGHVMTSSGNRTGRLTEFQSDNEKIKSSESVLIIGGGPTGVELAAEIAVDYPEKKVTLVHRGSRLLEFIDKKASKKCLDWLTSKKVDVLFQQSVDLGSLSNTEKFYKTSSGETITADCHFVCIGKPLSSSWLHDTILKESLDNKGRIMVEKDLRVKGYNNIFAIGDITDIPEIKQGYLAQKHALLVAKNLKLLMKGPPASKLATYSTGYPLALVSLGRNEGLAQLPFVTLTGCIPGMIKSRDLFVSKTRKQMGLNA